The Streptomyces sp. RKND-216 genomic sequence CGTTGGCGGTGACGACGACCAGGTCGGCGTCCTCCGCCGCTGCGACCGTCTCGGCGATGACCGCGTCGGACGGGCGGGTGCCGGTGTCCTTCGCGGTGGCGGTCTGCCCGGTGTGCCGCGACACGGCCTCCGCGAGCGTCGTGGTCGTCGAGGCACCCCAGCCGGCCACCAGCACCGAGCGCTGCGTCCCGGTCGACAGCGGCAGCACGCCCTCGTTGCGGACCAGGGTGACGCTGTGGTCCGTGATCTCGCGGGCGGCGGACAGGTGGCGACGGCGTCCGACGACGCGTTCGGCGCGGCCCTCGCTGACGTAGGGGTTGCCGAACAGGCCGCGCCGCAGCTTGTGCAGCAGTACCCGGCGCAGCGAGGCGTCGATGCGGTCCTCGGAGATCTCGCCGGACCGCACGGCGTCCAGCACCGCGCCGAAGGCGGTGTCCAGGTCGGGGGCGAGCACCAGCTGGTCGCAGCCGGCCTGGAGGGCGCGCACGGGCGCGACGTCCGGCGGGAAGTCGTCGGAGGCGCCGCGCATGTCGAGCGCGTCGGTGACGATCAGGCCGTCGAAGCCGAGTTCCTCGCGCAGCAGGCCGGTGATGATCGGCTGCGACATGGTCGCCGGGACGCCGCTCGAGTCGAGCGCAGGCACGACGATGTGCGCGGTCATGATGGTGTCCACGCCCCGCCGGATCGCGGCGCGGAAAGGCGGCAGGTCGATGCTGTCCAGCTCCGCGCGGGTATGCGTGATGACCGGCAGGCCGTAGTGCGAGTCGGTGTCGGTGTCGCCGTGGCCCGGGAAGTGCTTGGCGGCGCTGGCGACGTCGCCCCGGTGGTAGCCGCGCACGCCCGCGCCCACCATGTCGGAGCACAGGTCCGGGTCGGAGCCGAACGAGCGGACGCCGATGACCGGGTTCTCCGGGTTGATGTTGACGTCGGCGACCGGCGCGTAGTTCTGCGTGATGCCGACGGCGGCGAGTTCGGTGCCGATCACGCGCGCGGAGTCGTACGCGTCGCCGGTCGAACGGGTCGCGGCCAGCGCCATGTTGCCC encodes the following:
- a CDS encoding glycoside hydrolase family 3 protein, whose translation is MQQPSRRQTLAGAAGAVAALGIAQTATAAPTGSEAERAALRHAHGLTRRMSLEEKVGQLFVVEVYGQTADTAHPRNRELYGVDTPAEVLAKYRPGGVIYFDARRGPDNVQNPRQIAGLSNGLQRASRVPLLISVDQEGGSVVYRLTEPATMMPGNMALAATRSTGDAYDSARVIGTELAAVGITQNYAPVADVNINPENPVIGVRSFGSDPDLCSDMVGAGVRGYHRGDVASAAKHFPGHGDTDTDSHYGLPVITHTRAELDSIDLPPFRAAIRRGVDTIMTAHIVVPALDSSGVPATMSQPIITGLLREELGFDGLIVTDALDMRGASDDFPPDVAPVRALQAGCDQLVLAPDLDTAFGAVLDAVRSGEISEDRIDASLRRVLLHKLRRGLFGNPYVSEGRAERVVGRRRHLSAAREITDHSVTLVRNEGVLPLSTGTQRSVLVAGWGASTTTTLAEAVSRHTGQTATAKDTGTRPSDAVIAETVAAAEDADLVVVTANAAAAGSEGGVAQAKLVEALRATGTPVVAVAVRNPYDIRRFPDVGAYLATYSYGAPSLDAVARALFGKLDPRGKLPVSIPTLDDPDQDLYPFGHGLRY